The following coding sequences lie in one Trichoderma breve strain T069 chromosome 1, whole genome shotgun sequence genomic window:
- a CDS encoding major facilitator superfamily domain-containing protein: MAADGKTTNISILTDEVTSSIHDSSSSDRELTGSEENGYNDEKNPFRDPAIAQHWTEVYEKSQYECRHVFDPSLSWTEEEERRLIRKLDWRVCLWACVMFFGLQVDRGNLAQAVSDNMLDDLGLDTNDYNYGNSIFRISFLVAELPSQLVSKMVGPDRWIPVQMVLWSVVAVSQCALTGRTSFLCTRSLLGLLEGGFIPDIVLWLSYFYTSRELPVRLSYFWTSLSVTGIVTSLLAFALLHLRGANGWAGWRWLFLVEGLITLVVGLASFFMMPASAVQTKTWFRPKGWFTDREVAIVVNRVLRDDPSKGDMHNRKAITPKRLWETLKDFDLWPLYILGLVVFIPPSPPGTYITLTLRKIGFDPFTTNLLTIPSNIFHIINLILITRLSEWLNERTLVSMLQVIWTLPCVIALRWWPGVMVNQWGTYALVTVLTSYPYCHAILVGWTSKNSNNVGTRSVSAAMYNMCVQVGSVISAYIYVADDAPLYHRGNTNLVIINILGIVLFLLAKLYYIFRNKQKEKVWNAMSEEARKEYTANTKLQGSGRLDFRFAH, from the exons ATGGCTGCGGACGGTAAAACGaccaacatctccatccttACGGATGAGGTGACTTCGAGCATTCATGACTCCTCATCCAGTGACAGAGAGCTCACTGGATCAGAAGAAAATGGATACAACGATGAGAAGAACCCATTCAGAGACCCAGCCATCGCTCAGCACTGGACAGAAGTGTATGAAAAGTCACAATATGAATGTCGCCATGTATTCGATCCGTCACTCTCATGGaccgaagaggaggagcgtCGTTTAATAAGAAAGCTGGATTGGAGAGTTTGCCTTTGGGCC TGTGTCATGTTCTTTGGCCTGCAGGTCGACCGTGGAAACCTTGCACAAGCAGTGTCGGATAATATGTTGGATGACCTGGGGCTCGATACAAATG ACTACAACTATGGCAACAGCATATTCAGAATTTCCTTCCTGGTCGCCGAACTTCCTTCGCAGCTCGTTTCGAAAATGGTTGGCCCCGATAGGTGGATTCCCGTACAGATGGTTCTCTGGTCTGTTGTTGCCGTTTCGCAATGCGCATTAACTGGCCGCACGAGCTTTCTCTGTACACGCAGTCTTCTTGGACTGTTGGAG GGAGGATTCATTCCCGATATCGTTCTTTGGCTGTCGTACTTTTACACATCACGCGAGCTGCCTGTCCGTCTCAGCTACTTTTGGACTTCCCTCTCTGTTACTGGAATCGTGACGTCTCTACTCGCATTCGCCCTCTTGCATCTCCGCGGTGCCAACGGCTGGGCTGGTTGGCGCTGGCTGTTCCTCGTCGAGGGCCTGATTACCCTTGTAGTAggtcttgcttctttcttcatgaTGCCTGCTTCTGCCGTGCAGACAAAGACATGGTTCCGCCCAAAGGGATGGTTCACAGATCGTGAAGTCGCCATTGTTGTGAATAGAGTCTTGAGAGATGATCCTTCAAAGGGAGATATGCATAACCGGAAAGCTATCACTCCCAAGCGCTTGTGGGAGACGTTGAAAGACTTTGATCTTTGGCCGCTCTATATACTCGGCTTGGTTGTGTTTATACCTCCCAGTCCGCCGGGGACGTATATTACACTCACTCTGAGGAAAATTGGCTTTGACCCGTTTACTACTAATTTACTAACAATCCCATCC AACATCTTTCACATTATCAATCTTATTCTCATTACACGATTATCGGAATGGCTCAATGAACGTACCTTGGTGTCCATGTTACAAGTTATTTGGACACTTCCGTGCGTCATTGCCTTGCGTTGGTGGCCTGGTGTGATGGTCAATCAATGGGGGACTTATGCTCTCGTCACTGTCTTGACATCTTACCCTTATTGCC ATGCAATCTTGGTTGGCTGGACATCTAAAAACTCCAACAATGTTGGCACACGCTCAGTCTCCGCAGCAATGTACAAC ATGTGTGTTCAGGTCGGTAGCGTCATCTCGGCATACATATATGTCGCCGATGATGCGCCATTGTATCACCGTGGTAACACtaacctcgtcatcatcaacattcTCGGCATTGTCCTCTTCCTTCTAGCAAAACTATACTATATTTTtagaaacaaacaaaaagaaaaggtttGGAATGCCATGAGTGAAGAGGCAAGAAAGGAATACACTGCAAACACGAAGCTGCAGGGCAGTGGACGGCTAGATTTCAGGTTTGCGCATTAG
- a CDS encoding putative serine dehydratase domain-containing protein: protein MDYSLEHHQSYLNKSVSQLPTPSLIVSLPTIKRNVDRLHRDAEELGIGFRPHVKTLKTIEVTRLMLANGKYRSVVASTLAEIRGALPLVKEGLLDECLYGLPVYPGCLPGIVELRKSIRITLMVDNEQHIDLLENQGQAQPWDIFVKIDVGSHRAGVLAASPSLKNLVNRAEASQHVNLVGFYCHAGHSYAGRSPEEAEANLHAEIAGVLDAASLLPTSRKLTVSIGATPTAHVVKSLKATIPSNIHLELHAGNFPTNDLQQVSTQVISEKDQAVRVATEVCSVYPERNEALVNAGVIALSRETSGFSGFGRVVGQPDWAVVRLSQEHGILGTENSSHNATDDFKVGQRVYLYCNHTCITAAAFHVFYVVDENDVVVDTWLPWKGW from the exons ATGGATTATTCTCTAgagcatcatcaatcatATCTCAACAAATCTGTTTCTCAGTTACCCACACCATCACTGATTGTGAGCCTGCCAACCATAAAACGAAATGTGGACAGGCTACACCGCGATGCGGAAGAATTGGGGATTGGATTTCGACCACATGTTAAGACCTTGAAG ACTATCGAAGTCACAAGGTTGATGCTCGCAAATGGGAAATATCGTTCCGTCGTCGCGTCAACTTTGGCGGAGATACGGGGAGCTTTGCCCTTGGTAAAGGAAGGATTACTAGATGAG TGTCTTTACGGGTTACCGGTCTATCCCGGGTGTCTTCCCGGCATAGTCGAGCTACGCAAATCGATTCGCATCACCCTTATGGTCGATAACGAACAACACATTGACCTTCTCGAGAACCAAGGTCAAGCACAACCATGGGATATCTTTGTTAAGATTGATGTCGGGTCCCACCGGGCTGGTGTATTGGCTGCCAGCCCTTCGTTGAAGAACCTGGTCAACCGTGCTGAAGCTTCCCAACATGTCAATCTCGTCGGCTTCTATTGCCATGCAGGTCATTCATATGCCGGTAGGTcaccagaagaagcagaggcaaaTTTGCATGCCGAAAttgctggtgttttggaTGCGGCATCGCTGCTCCCTACCAGTCGTAAACTGACTGTGTCTATCGGAGCCACGCCGACGGCACATGTCGTCAAGAGCCTCAAGGCAACCATACCGTCCAACATTCACTTAGAACTACATGCAG GCAATTTCCCCACAAACGACCTACAGCAAGTATCAACACAAGTCATTTCAGAAAAAGACCAAGCCGTCCGCGTTGCAACCGAAGTCTGCAGCGTTTATCCAGAACGAAATGAAGCTCTTGTCAATGCAGGAGTCATTGCTTTATCTCGAGAAACAAGTGGCTTCTCTGGATTTGGTCGCGTTGTGGGTCAGCCTGACTGGGCAGTTGTGAGGCTATCCCAGGAACATGGGATATTAGGGACTGAGAACTCGTCTCATAATGCAACTGATGATTTTAAGGTTGGGCAGAGAGTTTACTTGTATTGCAATCATACTTGCATTACTGCTGCCGCATTCCATGTCTTTTACGTCGTTGATGAGAACGATGTTGTAGTCGACACTTGGCTTCCCTGGAAAGGTTGGTAG
- a CDS encoding amino acid permease domain-containing protein, protein MSKEDYQVDEDTKVGHSHDGQELRKNFSVFSVLGISFSLANSWFGISTALVTGINSGGPVQLVYGIIIVTVVCAAIAVSLSELASAMPDAGGQYFWTSQLASKKYARFVSYLTGWIAWAGSLFTCASIALGVGNLIMGCIQMAHPTLVIKPWMSFVAYQVVNIFCAIFNISSTALPTVTFFTLWTSIISFLVIILTVPCKAETHQSAKFVFATFVNNTGWKNNGIAYIVGLINCNWAFNGLDAATHMAEEVLHPERAIPIAIIGTVIVGFVTAWLFGIAMMFSIKDFDAVSSTPTGVPILELFDQALSNKAGAIVLCSLIVLTGCGCLIASHTWQARLCWSFARDDGLPGSKYLSRVHPKLRVPIWAHVISCIIVSILGCLYLASNTAFNSMVTACVVLLYASYSIPVICLLIKGRSSIRHGPFWLGKVGMVCNYILLLWLVFTLVMYALPPVMPVKGDNMNYVSVVYVITFIILTAWWYIRARVDYRPLSNSVQ, encoded by the exons ATGTCCAAAGAAGATTACCAGGTAGATGAAGATACGAAAGTCGGCCATA GCCACGATGGACAAGAGCTGAGAAAGAacttctccgtcttctccgTCCTTGGCATCAGTTTTTCGCTGGCCAACTCTTGGTTCGGCATCTCCACTGCTCTGGTCACTGGCATCAACTCTGGTGGCCCGGTGCAACTTGTCTAtggaatcatcatcgtcactgTGGTGTGTGCTGCAATTGCCGTGTCGCTGTCCGAGCTGGCCTCGGCAATGCCGGATGCTGGTGGACAGTACTTCTGGACGAGCCAACTTGCCTCGAAGAAATATGCGAGGTTTGTGTCATATCTGACGGGATGGATCGCGTGGGCTGGTTCTCTCTTCACCTGTGCTAGTATCGCACTCGGTGTTGGAAATCTGATTATGGGTTGCATCCAGATGGCACATCCTACATT AGTCATCAAGCCATGGATGAGCTTCGTTGCCTATCAAGTTGTCAACATCTTTTgcgccatcttcaacatctccagTACTGCGCTCCCGACTGTTACATTCTTCACGCTTTGGACCTCGATTATTTctttcctcgtcatcatcttgaccGTACCATGCAAGGCCGAAACCCATCAGTCCGCCAAGTTCGTCTTTGCCACTTTCGTCAACAACACTGGCTGGAAGAACAACGGAATTGCTTACATCGTCGGCCTCATCAACTGCAACTGGGCGTTCAACGGTCTCGATGCAGCCACGCACATGGCTGAGGAGGTTCTTCACCCCGAGAGAGCTATTccaatcgccatcatcggcaCAGTCATCGTTGGGTTCGTGACTGCCTGGCTCTTCGGCATTGCCATGATGTTCAGCATCAAGgactttgatgccgtcaGCTCGACACCAACCGGCGTCCCCATCTTGGAGCTTTTTGACCAGGCCCTTAGCAACAAGGCCGGAGCCATTGTGCTTTGCTCCTTGATCGTGCTTACAGGATGCGGATGCCTTATTGCCTCACACACCTGGCAAGCACGTCTCTGCTGGTCGTTTGCCCGTGATGATGGTCTACCTGGTTCAAAGTACCTGAGCCGCGTTCATCCCAAGCTCCGCGTGCCAATCTGGGCTCATGTCATTAGCTGCATCATTGTCAGCATTTTGGGCTGCCTGTATCTCGCTTCCAACACCGCATTCAACAGCATGGTCACTGCTTGCGTTGTGCTTCTTTATGCCTCTTATAGTATCCCGGTTATTTGCCTGCTTATCAAGGGACGTTCGTCTATTCGTCACGGACCATTCTGGTTAGGGAAGGTTGGAATGGTTTGCAACtatattcttcttctgtggCTTGTCTTTACGCTTGTG ATGTACGCATTACCACCAGTGATGCCTGTCAAGGGAGACAACATGAACTACGTCTCAGTTGTCTATGTGATCACATTCATAATTTTGACTGCATGGTGGTATATCAGGGCTAGAGTTGACTACCGCCCACTTTCTAACAGCGTTCAATAG
- a CDS encoding glutamine synthetase, catalytic domain-containing protein, whose translation MSPQESLKNHNQPPMDGLVNGVEDEDATISQFKRLLASDTKVKVAGIDCDGILRGKIMNKSKFLSSLKGGFGMSSAIFGWDMHDLLYSEESNLTSAKTGYADFNAVVDLESMRRLPFEDNIPFFLLRFFLAEQSVVADGRGLVRSLTDSMAASGFQGMAGVELEFMNFQTPSEDGYNAPHGRQNLAAYLSSNTPQSLRPVTSGNFGYSVSRPILAKRYFHDIFDQSLQANCPVEGWHTESGPCVYEAALAVSPVAQMADNVSIFKLVCKSLGVEHGITPCFMAKPLHGLPGNSGHIHVSLTNLQGHNLFARDTPDPNPKWPDLTHLSDIGRQFLAGIITALPDIMPLLAPNINSYKRLVENYWAPVNVSWGFEDRLSSIRLVAPPSCKPSATRFEIRVPGADIHPHYALSAIFNAGMRGIKQQLEIPIPPEASRPEDQPAERLPNSLGSALERFSAKGSVAREIMGDEFVDFFALSRRHELRVWREAVTDWEFNRYIETT comes from the exons ATGTCTCCACAAGAGTCTCTGAAGAATCACAACCAACCCCCCATGGACGGCCTTGTTAATGGcgtcgaggatgaagatgccacAATCAGTCAGTTCAAGAGGCTCCTGGCCAGCGACACTAAGGTTAAAGTCGCAGGCATTGACTGTGATGGCATTCTTCGAGGCAAGATTATGAACAAGAGCAAGTTCCTCTCCAGCCTCAAGGGAGGATTCGGCATGAGCTCTGCTATTTTTGGCTGGGACATGCATGACCTCCTGTATTCGGAAGAGAGCAACTTGACCAGCGCCAAGACGGGCTATGCGGATTTCAACGCCGTTGTTGATCTGGAATCAATGCGAAGACTGCCCTTTGAGGATAATattcccttctttttgttgCGGTTCTTTCTCGCAGAGCAGTCTGTCGTCGCAGATGGACGTGGCCTTGTTAGATCCTTGACGGACTCTATGGCCGCGTCTGGCTTCCAGGGCATGGCTGGAG TTGAGCTCGAGTTCATGAACTTCCAGACTCCCAGCGAAGATGGATATAATGCTCCGCATGGGCGACAGAACCTTGCTGCAtatctctcttccaacacGCCACAGAGCCTGCGGCCCGTAACGTCGGGCAACTTTGGCTACAGCGTGTCACGGCCTATTCTGGCCAAGAGATACTTTCATGACATCTTTGATCAGAGTCTGCAGGCGAATTGCCCTGTTGAAGGATGGCACACGGAGAGCGGGCCCTGCGTATATGAAGCT GCATTGGCTGTTTCACCAGTCGCTCAAATGGCTGACAACGTATCAATCTTCAA ACTCGTCTGTAAATCCTTGGGCGTCGAGCACGGCATAACACCATGCTTCATGGCCAAGCCGCTACATGGGCTTCCAGGAAATTCCGGCCACATCCACGTCTCCCTAACCAATCTCCAAGGCCATAACCTCTTCGCCCGCGACACACCTGATCCCAACCCCAAATGGCCTGACCTCACACACTTATCCGACATTGGCCGCCAATTCCTGGCTGGCATCATTACTGCCCTTCCTGACATCATGCCTCTCCTTGCACCCAACATCAACTCCTATAAACGCCTCGTTGAGAACTACTGGGCCCCTGTAAACGTCAGCTGGGGCTTCGAAGACCGTCTCTCATCCATCCGCCTCGTCGCCCCTCCAAGCTGCAAGCCTTCAGCAACACGCTTCGAAATCCGTGTCCCCGGCGCAGACATCCACCCTCACTACGCTCTATCCGCCATCTTCAATGCCGGCATGAGAGGCATCAAGCAGCAATTAGAGATTCCGATTCCTCCCGAGGCATCAAGGCCGGAGGACCAGCCGGCGGAGCGCTTACCGAATAGTCTCGGCAGTGCGCTCGAGCGTTTCAGTGCCAAAGGCAGTGTTGCAAGGGAGATTATGGGTGACGAATTTGTAgacttttttgctctttcaCGACGACATGAGTTGAGGGTGTGGAGAGAAGCCGTCACTGACTG GGAATTTAACAGATATATTGAGACTACTTAG